A stretch of DNA from Candidatus Methylomirabilis lanthanidiphila:
ATCGAGTCAACGTACCCCAGACCCCCCAAATCCCCCCCCCCCTTTATCAAAGGGGGGATGGGGGGGATTTAGCTCGCACCTCGCCACCATCCGACGCCGGCGGACTCCAGGTCGAGGGACACCTGCGCTCTGATGTCCTGCGTTGGGGGAAGCTGATTCTGACCGGTACGGAAACCGACCTGCACTACTGCTGTCGGCTCCTGACAGTCCGTCGACTCCGCGGCGGCTTCTACGGCGGAACCCTCTCGAGTGCTGCCGCCCTCGACTGGCGCGGGCCGATTCCCCGCGCGACCGTCGCGACGCATCTGGAGGGGGTCCAGACCGAACCGTTGCTGAGCGCTATCCAGGAGCCACGATGGACCTTGCGCGGAATCGTGACGCTGGACTCGAAAATGGAGCTGTCAGGGCAACCGGGTCCCGAGGCGCTCGCCAGAACTACGGGTCAAACCGACATCGCCGTGACGAATGGACGCGTG
This window harbors:
- a CDS encoding putative assembly protein; the encoded protein is RVNVPQTPQIPPPLYQRGDGGDLARTSPPSDAGGLQVEGHLRSDVLRWGKLILTGTETDLHYCCRLLTVRRLRGGFYGGTLSSAAALDWRGPIPRATVATHLEGVQTEPLLSAIQEPRWTLRGIVTLDSKMELSGQPGPEALARTTGQTDIAVTNGRVTGYAPLERISKTVDPVLKELGIASPSLNEFDRLSAHWTLDGGVLRTRDLMLVRDGTKFYAAGSYNLLNQTMDFDVTAKVAKTTLEAKVQGPSSDPVVTPQAGSIEGRIRTEVGKLLGKDRGKDLGKMLKQLFSR